The uncultured Methanoregula sp. genomic sequence ATTATGCCTCAAAAACTGAACGAATAATCCAATTAAAAACGGATCACATCCTAAATTCTTTGCAATCTGATTCGCTTGAAGTCGTGTAATTTGAGTGTCTTGTTTTTGGAACGCATCAATAATAATGGACTCAGATTCATCGAACGTAAACTTATTAATTTGAGTCTGATGGACTTGCGGATTTTTTTGAAATTCTCGTGAAATTGGAGCCCAATATTTTGGCCAAACTGGTGATATAATGGTGAACGGTATTTTCGCCAAGGGTTCCCCGGTTTTTGTCGATTTTAGAGGTAAAAATGAGATAATTCTTCGGAGAATTTTGGTTGGATCTGAAGCGCGGTTGAGATCATCAATGACAATGAAGAATTGTTGTTTTATAGCATATTTCCAAATATCTGTTTCAGGATCAATTCGTATATTCGAATAGAGTTTTTTCAGGGAGATACTAATAATATTTTCAAGGGGTAAGCCTTCTTCAATATTCTCTACCGAAATCCAAAGACCAAAACCCCCCGATTCAATGTGTTTTTTCAATAAGTGGTAAGAGATCGTGCTTTTTCCAAAACCCGATTCTCCAATCAATAGATGAAGACCCTGATTTTGCGTATTAATTTCCCGTTCCACAGTTTTTTCCATTTCTGTCTGAAGGAAATCATCATCGCCTAAAAAAAATGATTGTTTATATCGTTCTAAATTGATTTTACATATTATTTCTAACAGTTTTTCGGAGAGTAACTCAGCGTCAATGCCCAAATACTCCTTTCTTAGCCAGTGTCCCTCAGGAGTATTATCTAAAAAATGGGTGATTCGTGATTGTTCCCAAATTACGCAATGAATATTATAGTCCTGACATTTTTGATATGTCTTAAGAACTAGAGGATCCTGACCTTTTTGTTTATTCAATGACAAAGGACGGTTAGTTGTAAGGATTAAGACAAATTCGGCATCTGGATTTTTTTGGCGAATTTCTTGGGCATATTGTCCCGCCTTAACTACATCACCATCGTTACCTTCTTCTTTTCTCTTTCCTGTTGCAGTTGTATGATCAAAAAGCCATTTACTTTCCAAATCTTCCAATTTTGCTGTTGTATGTTGAACCATTATGAATTTTGGAGGGTGTGATCCAGGAACTTGAGTGAAACCATCTAACGGCGATTTTATCGCTTTTCCCTCCATATTTACTCCGGTAGAAATAATCGAAGCATATTCCGGATTTGAAAAACGTAAGATCGAATCCACTAGATATTGAAATTTTCCGGCATCTGAAAAACTATTAATTTTTTCAGCAGTTGTCAAGAAATTGCCTCACTTATCGCCAATATAAGGGTGATTACTATTAAGCAATTCTCTCTTATATTCTCGGGTTAATACGTCGGAATCGTCAAGGATTATTGAGATATCAAAGATCCATCCTATGATCAATCCCTCCAATCAACCAGTGATTCACGCTAATCAACATAATCCTTATGCGGATCAGCAGCCGAATCAGCATAAATCAGCGCTGATCAGCAGATCATCCGACCTGATCAGCGCCCTGATCCCATTGATCAAGGCGTGTCATCACCTGCTTTTGAAGGTAAAACGGCTGATCTCCGTTAGCATTCTTCACCACATAATGCACCGTCCCTTTCAAGAATTTTCACCAGAATCCCCCGACTGAACTCCTCAGGGAATCCCGGACCCGGTCAGCCCCGGTGAGTTTCACAAAGCGTATATAAAGAAAACCTCCACCTGAGCTGATTAACCATGCTTCGGACTATCGCTCTCTTCCTCCTCGTGCTCGGTATAATATCAGCGGGATGCAGCAGCCCCGCCCATTCACAGACGGAAAGCACCCCCCGGCCGACACAAAGCTCCTTCTACCAATATGGAAACGGCACCTTCAATGTGAACGGCACTCTCCAGCAGGTGAACGGCACTCTCCATATCGCCTCAATACCATCAGGCGCAGACGTCTATATCGATAATGAATACTGGTGCCCCACAAACTGCGCCCTCCCGTACGTCATCCCGCCCGGCCACCACACGGTGGAGATCCGCAAGAACGGCTATGAATCCAAGACGTACCCCGTCACGGTCGTGAAAGGGGGCATGGACGGGATCACGGCTGAGCTGGTGAGCACGCAGGGCAACCTGACGGTCACTTCTGCGAGGGCAACAACCCCTCCATAAGATCTCCTTCAGATTCCCCCTCGGGTAAATCCGGTTCTCACGGCACCGGAAAAAAGTGAATCGCCCACTCATAAAAAAAGGGATCGGGTTCCAGGGAAGAACTCCCTCCCTCGCATTTTTCATGCAGGGTCAAATCTCTTTTAAAAGAATTCAGATCTCTTTCTGGTATACTACGACATCAAGAATTTTTCCGAATTTTTCACCGATATTTTTGAGGTGGGCACACCGGGAATAGCCGGACTTTTCCATCAGCCGGATACTTGCATGATTTTCCCCGCAAAGGGTTCCGACAAGCACTCGAATACCTGCCTTTTTTGCGGCAGCCTCAAGATGGTCCAGGGCAAGAGTGCCGATACCTTTGCCCGTGAATTCCGGTTTGAGGTAGATACTCAATTCGGCAGACCGATCGTATGCCTGGCGCTTTTTATACTGTGTTAAAAAACAATACCCGATAATCTCGTTATTATCCTTTATCAGAAATGATGGATATTTCGGGACAGCGACAAAGAGGAATTCTTCCAGATCTTTTTGGGACATTATCCCGCTGTGAAATGTTGCGGTTGAATTCAGGGTATAGTAGTTATAGATCCCCAGGATCGCGGTCAAATCTGTGTTTGTGACCGGGGAAAACTCCACCATCAAACATATCCTCTATAGGATCTGATAATCTGGTTGTTGATAAGCGTTTGTTTATTCCTGAAAACCTGTGCGTCCGTGATGAAACGGTATTGATCCTCAATATTATTTTCTTCGTTCCCGTGTTGTATATTTTTCATCGGTAACCATTTCTCCCGCCGTTAAAACAAGCATTAATACCTTACCGCAACTAAACTTGTGGAGATGTCCGAACCGAAACTTGCCGGCGGTCCCACCCAGGATGAGATCATGGCAGTCTCCGTTGCAAAACTCAATCTCCGCAGCACGGATACCGTTCTTGAGATCGGCTGCGGGACCGGCAAAGTCTCGGTTGCCATGGCCCGGCTCTCATCACACGTATACTCGATCGACCTGCGCCCGGAAGCCGTTTCCCTTGCAAAGGAAACCGCCCGGAACGCCGGCGTGGACAATATCGGATTTTTCAATACTGAAGCCACGACATTCCTGCACAGCGACACGATCTATGACTGTGCGTTTCTCGGCGGTACAAAGAACCTTCTCGCCATTCTTCCGGTGCTTGCAAAAAAAGTGAGGCGGACGATCGTTATCAACGCGGTGCTCCTCTCAACGCTTGCCGATGCAGTGAATGCCCTGCAGGAGCTCGGGCTCTTTGTCGAGGTTGTGCAGGTGCAGATCTCGCGGTCGCACGCCATTGCGGGAAGCGTCATGTTCAAACCTATCGATCCGGTGTATATCATCGTTGGCCGGGGTGCAGCATGCTCGTAGGGCTCGGTCTCGGGCCGGGGAACCCGGAACTCCTCACGCTCCGGGCCGTGCGGCTGCTCAGGGAGGCCGACGGGGTTTTTGTTCCGGGCCGTATTGCACACGACCTGGTCATTCCCTACCGCACCCCCGTTATGCTCGACTTCCCGATGACGGACGACGAGGCCCGGATCCGTACGTGCCTTGAAGAGAATGCAAAGAAGATCGCGCCGGTTGCCGCGAAGGGTCTTGCTGTGTTTGGCATCCTCGGGGACCCGAATTTCTTCTCAACATTCTCCAGGCTCTGTGCGGTGATCGCCGAGACGCATCCGGATATAGAATTCCGGACCGAGCCGGGTATCAGTTCCATCACGGCGTTTGCCGCTGCCGGCGGGGTCTCCATCAACGAGGGTTTTTCCGTCTCCGATGGCACGGTCTCGGATACGAAGATCCTCATGAAAGTGAGAAAACCAAAGGCGAAAGCTGCCGAGATGCGGGCCGAAGGCTACCGGGAGTTCGTTCTCGTAGAACGGATGTACTTTCCGGACATGAAAGTGTACCGCGACGGTGATCTTCCCGATAAGAGCGATTACATGAGCGTGATGTATGCCCGGAAATAATCCTGACAGGGTAATCTGGTTTGTTGGCGCCGGGCCGGGCGACCCCGAGCTCATTACGGTGAAAGGAAGAGCGCTCCTTGACCGTGCGGATGTGCTCATCTATGCCGGTTCACTCGTCAATCCTGTCCTTGTCGCTTCGAGCAGCGCAGCCGAGAAAGTCGACAGCTGGGGCATGCACCTCGACGATATGGTAACTCTCATGTCCGACCGGGCGCGTCGGGGAAAGACGGTTGTCCGGCTTCACTCCGGAGACCCGGCACTCTACGGCTCAATTGTCGAACAGATTGCCGAACTTAAAAAATCCGGCATCATGGTAAGGATCGTGCCGGGCGTCTCATCGGTCTTTGCCGCGGCAGCAGCCCTCACCACCGAGTTCACGCCACGGGGAGTTTCCGAGACCCTCATCATCACGCGGCCCGCAGGAAAAACGCTCGAGAAAGATTACATTGCCGAGCTCTCCCGGTACCCGGCCACGATGGCATTCTTCCTCGGGAGCGAACACTTCGCCGATATCACGGCAAAACTCGCGTGCCCGGAAGATACCCCGGCAGCGGTGATCTTCCATGCTTCCTGGCCCGACCAGAAGATCATCCTCGGTACGGTTGCGGATATCGCAAAGAAAGCCGGCGATGCCGGGATCAACCGCTCCGCCCTCCTCATTGTCGGCAAAGCAGTCAGCGGTATCGCATCCGGCTACCAGCGCTCGCACCTCTACTCATGACTGAGACGGTCGTTGTTGCCCTGAAACGGTTTCTCCCCGATGCAGAACGCATAGCCGCGTTTCTCCATGCTGACGTTATCGAGTATACCCCTTCGGTTTTTCCCGATCTGTTTCCCACGGCCCGGCGCATCGTAGCCATCATGTCGATGGGGATCGCTGTCCGGGGAATCGCCCCGCTCCTGCACGACAAGTGGACCGACCCGGCGGTCGTGGTGGTAAGCCCGGATTTCCGTTTCGCCATCCCGCTCATCGGGGGACACCACGGGGCAAACGAGCTCGCAAAGGAACTAGCGGGGCTTGGGCTTGTCCCGGTCATCACCACGGCAACGGAAGCCACCGGCCGGGATTCGGTCGAGGGAATTGCACGCCGGAGTGGCTGCGATATTATCAATAAGGATTCCACCCGTGCGGTGAATGCTGCGATGCTGGACGCTGATGTCCCTGTGCATGCGGTGAAAGGTCCCGGCATCGTTATCGCCGGCCCGGACGTGTCCATCCTCGTAATGAAAGGGGAATATACGGTCGGGGTCGGCTGCCGGAAAGGGATCACGGCCGAAGAGGTGACCGGTGCGATCCGCACGGCCCTTGCCGAATCGGGCATCTCCCAGGAGGATGTTCTCGTGTACGCCACGACCGCCAAGAAGCTCCACGAAGCCGGGCTTGCCGCCGGGGTCGGGGCCCTCTCTGGCAATTTAATATTCCTTGACGATGATACAATAAACGCTATTACGGGAACATCCCCATCGCGGGCCGGAAAGATCGGCCTTCTGGGGGTTGCCGAACCTGCGGCGCTTGCCGTTTCAAGGAAGAAGGAACTCGTTATGGGAAAGAAAATTTACGGGAGAGTCACGGTTGCCATCGCACACTGAATCCAAGGGATCCCTTGCCATCGTCGGCCTCGGTCCCGGGCGGACGGAATACATCACCCCCCGGGCCCTCAAGGCCGTGGCCGGCGCAGACTACGTGATCGGCAATGCCTCATATCTCGAACCGCTCGAACAGATCATCAGGGGCAAGCAGGTCATCAGGAGCTCGATGGGAAAAGAAGTCGAGCGTGCAAAGCAGGCAATCGAACTTGCCCGTTCGCACCGGGTTGCCATTGTCTCCGGCGGCGATGCCGGGGTTTACGGCATGGCAAGCATAGTCCTCGAGGTTCTCGAACATTCGGGAGAGGATATCGATGTCGAAGTGATCCCGGGCGTTACCGCTGCAAATGCAGCTGCATCCCGGGTCGGCTCCCCCCTTTCCGGTGATTTTGCCGTGATCAGCCTCTCGGACCTCTTAACGCCGCTCGAAGTGATCGAGCAGCGGCTGGACGCCGTCTTCTCGGTCGGGATCCCGGTGGTCCTGTACAATCCCAAGAGCAGGGGCAGGCCGCACAACTTCGCGCTCGCGATCGAGCATGCGAGAAAGCATCTCGATCCCGCAACACCGGTGGCGATCGTGAAAAATGCCCTGCGGGAAGAAGAAGAGCAGATCATAACAACCCTCGGGGAGATCGAGAAATCCGAGGAGGCCGTTGATATGCACACGACGGTTATCATCGGCGGAAGAGAGAGCAGGATCTGGAGGATGAAGGATAATGTCAAAGGAATCATCACGCCACGGGGATACCACCGCAAATACGTATATTGATCCGGGTGCCGACACAAAGGAAGGCTACGCGATCTCGAAGAAGTCCCGGACACTCGCACGCGAAATGGTTGGCAACAACACGGTCGAAGACCGGGTAAAACAGCGCTGTTCGGTAGCGGTCGGCGACTTTTCAATGGCGGATCTCATGCGGTTTAACAAGAACCCGGTCAAGGCAGCCCTTGACGCCCTCCGGAACCGTGCCCCGATCATCACGGATATCCGGATGGTACAGGTAGGCATCCAGAAGAAAGGGCACCAGAGCGAGGTGCTCTGTGCCCTGGACTATGGATCCGGTATTGCCCGCGAGCGGGAGATCACCAGGAGTTCTGCCGGCTTCCTTGCCCTGCAGGAGAAACTCCCGGGATCGATCGTGGTCATCGGGAACGCACCGTCTGCCCTTCTCTCCCTCTGCGGGATGATCAGAAACGGCGTCCGTCCGGCAGTGATCATCGGGGCCCCGGTCGGGTTTGTCAATGCCGCGGAATCAAAGGAGATCCTGCGCACGATCGATATCCCCTCGATATCTACCGAGGGGACACGCGGCGGTACGCCGGTTGCCGTTGCTTCAATCAACGAGTGCATCGCAATCTTCATCGAGGGCTCTTCCGATGCGGGATCCGGTCACCGGCTTTGATTACCCGGCAACCTGGGTTTCCCGCTGCCCCGATGAGAAGAAGCTCCTGCTGGCAGCACAGGGTCTTGGTGTCCTCACCGCTTCCGGCACGGTTCTTCTCCGGGGCTTCACCACCGGCACTACTGCTGCAGCTGCTGCAAAGGCTGCAGTTCTCTCGCTTTCATCCCCGGTCAGTTCCGTCCGGGTCCATATTCCCTGCGGCCTTTACGTGGACGTACCGGTGAACGGCAGGGCCGGGTCCGCAACCTGCGAGAAATATGCCGGGGATTACCCGGCAGACGTGACTGCCGGCATTGAGTTCATTGCAGCGGCAGTTCCGGCAAAAAATGGGATCTCCCTGCATTTCGGAGAAGGGATCGGCAGGTTCTCCCGGGATACAGTACGGTACCGGAAGAATGATCCGGCCGTGAGCCCGGCTGCACATGCCTGCATCCGGTCAGCGGTTGAAGAAGCACAACGGGAGACGGGTCTTCCGGGCGTGACGGTTTCCATCCGCATCCCACGGGGTGCAGCAGTTGCCCTGCATACCCTGAACCCCCGCATCGGGGTCGAGGAGGGCATCTCCGTGCTTGGCACCACCGGCCTTGTCGAGCCCTGGGACGATCACCTGACCGAGTCCACCATTACCCGGATTGCAAAGACAAAGGACCCGGTCCTTACCACCGGCAGGGTCGGTCTCCGTTACTCACGGCTCCTCTTCCCGGACCGGGACGTGATCCTTGTTGGCGGAAAGATTGGCGAGACGCTCGCCGTTGCCCGGGGCAGCGTGGTGCTCTGCGGGCTTCCCGCGCTGATCCTCCGGCATATCCGCCCGCAGATCCTTGAAGGGACCGGCTACCGGACCGTGGAAGAGCTCTCGGTCTCCCCGGCATTTAAGGAAATCATGAAGAGATCTCTTGCTGACTTTAAGATCATACGGCCGGATGTCCGGGTGGTACTCCTGAACCGTGACGGAACAATACTTGGAGAGACAACATGAAGATCATCGGCGTAGGGTGTGGCCCGGGGCTCATTTCTGAACTTGCTATTAAGGAACTCAAAAAGGCACGGATTGTGTATGGATCGGAACGGGCCATCGAGCTTGCCCGTCCCTATCTTACATCCACCTGCAGCGTGAAATCGATCGATGATTTCAAGACCTTAAGCCGGCTCCCGAAAGAGTCCACCATCCTCTCCACCGGGGATCCTATGCTCGCAGGTCTCGGGTACCTTCCCGGGGAAGTGATCCCGGGGATCTCCTCCCTCCAGGTTGCCTCTGCCCGCCTCCACATCCCGCTCGCCCGTATTTCGGTAGTGGTAGCTCACGGCAGAGGTCACGAGAAAGGAATGGCAGACACCCTTGCCGAAGTGAAGCGGGGAAAGATCGTCTTCCTCCTTGCCGATCCCAAGTTCGATGTCGATGAACTCTACAGCCGGCTTCTCGGCCTCGGGGAACCCCTGCAGATTGCGGTGTGCGAGAACCTCGGGTATCCTGATGAGCGGATTATTGTCGGGAATGTCCAGTCGCCGCCCCGGACGTCAGCAGCACTCTATTCCCTGATGATAGGGGAATTTTAATTTTTACCGGGCCCGTATCTCGGCCAGGGCACCAGCGTTACATGCGGCGGAATTCTCACGCCGGTAACCATAAAAAAGGATGTTATTCTTCTTTCTTCTCGGGTTTCTTGAAGGTCTCGACAAGGGTTATTTCCGAGATGCCGTTGATGAGCTCGAAACCCTCGTGGATGATCCGCCCGCGCCAGAGAAGCCACCGTCGGTCATAGTTGATGCCCGGGGCAAGGGTTACCGTTACAATGCCATCGTTCATGGCAATCTCCATGTCCCGCCCTGCATAAAGGCGTACGAGGCCACGGAACTGGTCGAGGGGTTCAGACACGTTCTCTTCGATCTTATAGGTATAGGTAAGAGTCTGTCCTGCGAGCGGGGCATTGAAATCGACAAGGACCCGGGAACCGATGACATCGACAACCGTTCCTTCGCCCATCTCCTCGATCTTCACGGGCATGCCGCGGACCGGTTTCTCGCTGAACTTGTTCTTCGGGAAGGACTGGACCTTCTTGGGGTCCCGCTCGCCGAATGCCTTTGCAGGCTCAACGGTTACGGTGCCTTCTTCACCTGCTTTCTTGCCGACAAGTTCCTCGTCAAGGCCGAGGATCACGTGCTTCTGGCCGACACAGATCGTGACCGGGCCGTAGATCGCATTCTTGCTGTGAATACCTGCAGTCCTGGCTTCCTCTTCCTGAGTGGTGTCAAAAACATTGTCGCCGACTTTGCCGGTATAGCTCAGCCTGATAAAATCTCCTTCTTTTATTGCCATAGTTCACCTGACTATATTAAGTCGCAATGAAGACAGATAAAAGTGTAGCACAACCATGCTCGAAGTTGAACTCAAAGTCAGGGTCCCGGCGCACGATCCGATCCGAAAACGGCTGACCTCACAAAAAGCTGTATCCTGCGGCAGGCTCCATGAACACGATATCTATTATAACGCCCCCCACCGGGATTTCGGGAAGACCGACGAAGCGGTGAGAGTGCGCTACACCGATGATCATGCAGTTGTCACCTACAAGGGTCCAAAGATCAAAAAGTTCGGGCTCAAGGCCCGCGAAGAACTCAATTTTGCCGTGGAGTCGGGAACAGCATTCGAGACCATGCTCGTGCGGCTGGGATTTACCAAAACAACAGAAGTCAACAAGTGGCGGGAGAACTATAAACTCGGGACGGCCTCCATATCTCTCGACACCGTAGACGAACTGGGCACGTTTGCCGAGATCGAAGTGATCATAGAAGACGAGAATTCTGATCCTTCAGCACAGATAGACAAGATTGCAAAAGAGATCGGGGCTGTCGGCGATCCGATACTCGCGTCCTACCTTGAACTGCTCCTTGAAAAACGGGGCGGAACCGGACACTGATTACCTTTTTTTTGCCGGTAAAAAATACCTGTCGTGACCGGGCTTCCCTGCACGTTTATCATTTATGAGGATGACCCCCTCTCTCTCAAGGGGGGAAGCAAT encodes the following:
- a CDS encoding PEGA domain-containing protein; its protein translation is MLRTIALFLLVLGIISAGCSSPAHSQTESTPRPTQSSFYQYGNGTFNVNGTLQQVNGTLHIASIPSGADVYIDNEYWCPTNCALPYVIPPGHHTVEIRKNGYESKTYPVTVVKGGMDGITAELVSTQGNLTVTSARATTPP
- a CDS encoding N-acetyltransferase family protein, coding for MVEFSPVTNTDLTAILGIYNYYTLNSTATFHSGIMSQKDLEEFLFVAVPKYPSFLIKDNNEIIGYCFLTQYKKRQAYDRSAELSIYLKPEFTGKGIGTLALDHLEAAAKKAGIRVLVGTLCGENHASIRLMEKSGYSRCAHLKNIGEKFGKILDVVVYQKEI
- a CDS encoding methyltransferase domain-containing protein: MSEPKLAGGPTQDEIMAVSVAKLNLRSTDTVLEIGCGTGKVSVAMARLSSHVYSIDLRPEAVSLAKETARNAGVDNIGFFNTEATTFLHSDTIYDCAFLGGTKNLLAILPVLAKKVRRTIVINAVLLSTLADAVNALQELGLFVEVVQVQISRSHAIAGSVMFKPIDPVYIIVGRGAACS
- a CDS encoding cobalt-factor II C(20)-methyltransferase, with translation MLVGLGLGPGNPELLTLRAVRLLREADGVFVPGRIAHDLVIPYRTPVMLDFPMTDDEARIRTCLEENAKKIAPVAAKGLAVFGILGDPNFFSTFSRLCAVIAETHPDIEFRTEPGISSITAFAAAGGVSINEGFSVSDGTVSDTKILMKVRKPKAKAAEMRAEGYREFVLVERMYFPDMKVYRDGDLPDKSDYMSVMYARK
- a CDS encoding cobalt-precorrin-4/precorrin-4 C(11)-methyltransferase; its protein translation is MPGNNPDRVIWFVGAGPGDPELITVKGRALLDRADVLIYAGSLVNPVLVASSSAAEKVDSWGMHLDDMVTLMSDRARRGKTVVRLHSGDPALYGSIVEQIAELKKSGIMVRIVPGVSSVFAAAAALTTEFTPRGVSETLIITRPAGKTLEKDYIAELSRYPATMAFFLGSEHFADITAKLACPEDTPAAVIFHASWPDQKIILGTVADIAKKAGDAGINRSALLIVGKAVSGIASGYQRSHLYS
- the cbiG gene encoding cobalt-precorrin 5A hydrolase, whose product is MTETVVVALKRFLPDAERIAAFLHADVIEYTPSVFPDLFPTARRIVAIMSMGIAVRGIAPLLHDKWTDPAVVVVSPDFRFAIPLIGGHHGANELAKELAGLGLVPVITTATEATGRDSVEGIARRSGCDIINKDSTRAVNAAMLDADVPVHAVKGPGIVIAGPDVSILVMKGEYTVGVGCRKGITAEEVTGAIRTALAESGISQEDVLVYATTAKKLHEAGLAAGVGALSGNLIFLDDDTINAITGTSPSRAGKIGLLGVAEPAALAVSRKKELVMGKKIYGRVTVAIAH
- the cobJ gene encoding precorrin-3B C(17)-methyltransferase, whose translation is MPSHTESKGSLAIVGLGPGRTEYITPRALKAVAGADYVIGNASYLEPLEQIIRGKQVIRSSMGKEVERAKQAIELARSHRVAIVSGGDAGVYGMASIVLEVLEHSGEDIDVEVIPGVTAANAAASRVGSPLSGDFAVISLSDLLTPLEVIEQRLDAVFSVGIPVVLYNPKSRGRPHNFALAIEHARKHLDPATPVAIVKNALREEEEQIITTLGEIEKSEEAVDMHTTVIIGGRESRIWRMKDNVKGIITPRGYHRKYVY
- a CDS encoding precorrin-8X methylmutase; translation: MSKESSRHGDTTANTYIDPGADTKEGYAISKKSRTLAREMVGNNTVEDRVKQRCSVAVGDFSMADLMRFNKNPVKAALDALRNRAPIITDIRMVQVGIQKKGHQSEVLCALDYGSGIAREREITRSSAGFLALQEKLPGSIVVIGNAPSALLSLCGMIRNGVRPAVIIGAPVGFVNAAESKEILRTIDIPSISTEGTRGGTPVAVASINECIAIFIEGSSDAGSGHRL
- a CDS encoding cobalt-precorrin-5B (C(1))-methyltransferase; this translates as MRDPVTGFDYPATWVSRCPDEKKLLLAAQGLGVLTASGTVLLRGFTTGTTAAAAAKAAVLSLSSPVSSVRVHIPCGLYVDVPVNGRAGSATCEKYAGDYPADVTAGIEFIAAAVPAKNGISLHFGEGIGRFSRDTVRYRKNDPAVSPAAHACIRSAVEEAQRETGLPGVTVSIRIPRGAAVALHTLNPRIGVEEGISVLGTTGLVEPWDDHLTESTITRIAKTKDPVLTTGRVGLRYSRLLFPDRDVILVGGKIGETLAVARGSVVLCGLPALILRHIRPQILEGTGYRTVEELSVSPAFKEIMKRSLADFKIIRPDVRVVLLNRDGTILGETT
- a CDS encoding cobalt-precorrin-7 (C(5))-methyltransferase, which produces MKIIGVGCGPGLISELAIKELKKARIVYGSERAIELARPYLTSTCSVKSIDDFKTLSRLPKESTILSTGDPMLAGLGYLPGEVIPGISSLQVASARLHIPLARISVVVAHGRGHEKGMADTLAEVKRGKIVFLLADPKFDVDELYSRLLGLGEPLQIAVCENLGYPDERIIVGNVQSPPRTSAALYSLMIGEF
- a CDS encoding peptidylprolyl isomerase, which codes for MAIKEGDFIRLSYTGKVGDNVFDTTQEEEARTAGIHSKNAIYGPVTICVGQKHVILGLDEELVGKKAGEEGTVTVEPAKAFGERDPKKVQSFPKNKFSEKPVRGMPVKIEEMGEGTVVDVIGSRVLVDFNAPLAGQTLTYTYKIEENVSEPLDQFRGLVRLYAGRDMEIAMNDGIVTVTLAPGINYDRRWLLWRGRIIHEGFELINGISEITLVETFKKPEKKEE
- the cyaB gene encoding class IV adenylate cyclase, with the translated sequence MLEVELKVRVPAHDPIRKRLTSQKAVSCGRLHEHDIYYNAPHRDFGKTDEAVRVRYTDDHAVVTYKGPKIKKFGLKAREELNFAVESGTAFETMLVRLGFTKTTEVNKWRENYKLGTASISLDTVDELGTFAEIEVIIEDENSDPSAQIDKIAKEIGAVGDPILASYLELLLEKRGGTGH